In Dehalococcoidia bacterium, a single window of DNA contains:
- a CDS encoding SRPBCC family protein produces the protein MIRIELSTQISRPRDEVFEFLTDVGKLPKWQTGVVQSKAVSEGAMRVGYQFEETAKVAFWKLHTVCAVTDIKANERFAFTAKSNGPIDYHGQFDLQPVAGGTRLSVTGSVNLKGLWKLLQPVLAGDLRKETRAELETIRRLLEAGAPAPNGRETGESRA, from the coding sequence GTGATTCGCATCGAGTTGAGCACCCAGATCAGCCGGCCCAGGGACGAGGTCTTTGAATTCCTGACGGACGTCGGCAAACTGCCGAAATGGCAGACCGGCGTCGTGCAGTCCAAGGCAGTCAGCGAAGGCGCCATGCGCGTGGGCTACCAGTTCGAGGAAACGGCAAAGGTCGCCTTCTGGAAGCTGCACACCGTCTGCGCGGTCACCGACATCAAGGCCAACGAACGCTTCGCCTTCACGGCCAAGTCGAACGGCCCAATCGACTACCATGGCCAGTTCGACCTCCAGCCGGTGGCGGGCGGGACCCGCCTCTCGGTCACGGGGTCGGTGAACCTGAAGGGCCTCTGGAAGCTCCTCCAGCCCGTCCTCGCGGGTGACCTCCGCAAGGAGACGCGGGCAGAGCTGGAGACGATCCGCCGCCTGCTGGAGGCCGGCGCGCCGGCGCCCAACGGTCGGGAGACGGGCGAGTCGCGGGCCTGA
- a CDS encoding enoyl-CoA hydratase-related protein, with amino-acid sequence MPVDFERRGQIAVITLNRPEKLNALDTDMMLRLGEIWEEFRDDDGLHVAIVTGAGERAFCSGRDLAAGAPGSPEHYRAAKARGEEVLPPGSEFTPKDIWKPIIAAINGHCLAAGFALALACDIRIAATHATIGTSAAKRGLLAGGGQIQRLARYVPFGRALEMLLVSDAIDAETAYQIGLVNRVVPLPELMPAAIALAERICENAPLAVQATKEVAYRGVFDMQFEEAMKLEAEYYNKMLETEDVLEGARAFQERRKPEFKGR; translated from the coding sequence GTGCCCGTCGACTTCGAGCGCCGCGGACAGATCGCGGTCATCACCCTGAACCGGCCCGAGAAGCTCAACGCGCTCGATACAGACATGATGCTGCGTCTGGGCGAGATCTGGGAGGAGTTCCGGGACGATGACGGCCTGCACGTGGCGATCGTCACCGGGGCCGGCGAGCGGGCGTTCTGTAGCGGCCGCGACCTCGCCGCCGGCGCGCCCGGCTCTCCCGAACACTATCGCGCCGCGAAGGCGCGCGGCGAGGAAGTACTGCCTCCCGGCTCCGAGTTCACGCCGAAGGACATCTGGAAGCCGATAATCGCTGCTATCAACGGCCATTGCCTCGCCGCTGGCTTTGCCCTGGCCCTGGCCTGCGATATCCGCATCGCCGCTACCCACGCCACCATCGGCACCTCGGCGGCCAAGCGGGGCCTCCTCGCCGGCGGCGGCCAGATCCAGCGCCTGGCCCGCTATGTGCCCTTCGGCCGGGCGCTCGAGATGCTCCTCGTCTCGGACGCCATCGACGCGGAGACCGCGTACCAGATCGGCCTCGTGAACCGCGTGGTCCCTCTGCCGGAGCTCATGCCGGCCGCGATCGCCCTCGCCGAGCGCATCTGCGAGAACGCGCCCCTGGCGGTGCAGGCGACGAAAGAGGTCGCCTACCGTGGCGTCTTCGATATGCAGTTCGAGGAGGCGATGAAGCTGGAGGCGGAGTACTACAACAAGATGCTCGAGACGGAAGACGTCCTGGAAGGCGCGCGCGCCTTCCAGGAGCGCCGCAAGCCCGAGTTCAAGGGCAGGTAA
- a CDS encoding GNAT family N-acetyltransferase, which produces MSLRPLRPEDADACVAVIRTLPDFFGYEPGVEQAAMDLRKQAGWVAEADGAVVGFATWAPRTEATAEITWMAVEGGRRRQGIGTAVLERLIGDLEARGFRLALAMTSAGPKPPDAARDTYGPTRAFWRARGFYPLIELDIWETDFALLQVRPLTGA; this is translated from the coding sequence ATGAGTCTGCGGCCGCTCCGCCCCGAAGACGCGGACGCCTGCGTTGCCGTCATCCGCACGCTGCCGGACTTCTTCGGGTACGAGCCCGGGGTCGAGCAAGCGGCGATGGACCTGCGGAAGCAGGCGGGATGGGTGGCGGAGGCGGACGGAGCCGTCGTGGGGTTCGCGACCTGGGCGCCGCGCACGGAGGCGACGGCGGAGATCACGTGGATGGCGGTCGAGGGCGGGAGGCGGCGTCAAGGTATCGGGACCGCGGTCCTCGAACGCCTTATTGGGGACCTCGAGGCGCGCGGCTTCAGGCTCGCTCTGGCCATGACCTCCGCCGGCCCCAAGCCGCCGGACGCAGCGCGGGACACCTACGGGCCAACCCGCGCCTTCTGGAGGGCGCGAGGCTTCTATCCGCTCATCGAGCTGGACATATGGGAGACGGACTTCGCGCTTCTCCAGGTGCGGCCGCTGACCGGAGCCTGA
- a CDS encoding SDR family oxidoreductase, whose product MERGQGKGRLEGMVAVVTGAGSSGPGIGNGRATAVLFAREGAKVALVDNHLERAGETLDLIAKERGGTADDVAFAVEADVTIDADCKRVVEETISRFGRLDILDNNVGIGMGNVSVVDVTEEMWDWVMTVNVKSMVLMSKHAIPAMRASGGGAIINISSLSALRPRGLTPYSTSKGAVIALTKAMAVDHAKDNIRVNCIAPGPVYTPMVARNMTPELRELRAKTAPLAFEGNAWDIAWAAVYFASQESRWVTGQVLTVDGGLSLVAPAR is encoded by the coding sequence ATGGAACGCGGACAGGGAAAGGGCCGGCTCGAAGGCATGGTGGCCGTCGTCACAGGCGCGGGGTCGAGCGGGCCTGGCATCGGCAACGGACGCGCCACCGCCGTCCTCTTCGCCCGCGAAGGCGCGAAGGTCGCCCTGGTGGACAACCACCTCGAGCGCGCCGGGGAGACGCTCGACCTGATCGCGAAGGAGCGTGGCGGCACGGCCGATGACGTCGCCTTCGCGGTCGAAGCCGACGTCACCATCGACGCGGACTGCAAGCGCGTAGTCGAAGAGACCATCTCGCGCTTCGGCCGCCTCGATATCCTCGACAACAACGTCGGCATCGGCATGGGCAACGTCAGCGTCGTCGACGTCACCGAGGAGATGTGGGACTGGGTGATGACGGTGAACGTGAAGAGCATGGTGCTCATGTCCAAGCACGCCATCCCGGCGATGCGCGCCAGCGGCGGCGGCGCGATCATCAACATCTCCTCCCTCTCGGCCCTGCGGCCGCGAGGCCTCACGCCCTATTCGACCTCGAAGGGGGCGGTGATTGCGCTGACGAAGGCCATGGCCGTCGACCACGCGAAGGACAACATCCGCGTGAACTGCATCGCGCCGGGGCCGGTGTACACGCCGATGGTGGCGCGCAACATGACGCCGGAGTTGCGCGAGCTGCGGGCGAAGACCGCGCCGCTCGCCTTCGAGGGCAACGCCTGGGACATCGCCTGGGCGGCCGTCTACTTCGCGAGCCAGGAGTCGCGCTGGGTGACGGGGCAGGTGCTCACGGTGGACGGCGGCCTGAGCCTGGTGGCGCCGGCGCGCTGA
- a CDS encoding NAD(P)/FAD-dependent oxidoreductase: protein MIVVIGAGVVGLAVAMELAARDQVIVLERNHAIGLETSSHNSGVIHSGIYYPTGSLKHRLCLEGNRLLYEWAQSHSVRTKRTGKIMVATAEDEIEALEGVLRQAQANEVPGVRRLSVAEACELEPSLRCVAALFSETSGVVDQAGLMRSLASELQSRGGIVALNHEVVAAERRGAGFSLAVRDADGTGSKFECDLLVNSAGLAADRVAAMLGYDLDGTETTPRLRQGLNKGRYYDIVTPEKARGLRHLIYPVPQHRQGGLGVHLTLDIDGGAHLGPDTEWLPDGCALDYRADDLRRDAFLEAARRFLPSLERDDIAPGQVGYRPKLQRPGEDMADFLIWHDRGYVHLGGIESPGLTSSLAIARHVAGLL from the coding sequence ATGATCGTCGTCATCGGGGCGGGCGTGGTCGGCCTGGCCGTCGCCATGGAGCTGGCGGCGCGCGACCAGGTCATCGTGCTCGAGCGCAACCACGCCATCGGCCTGGAGACCAGTTCGCACAACAGCGGCGTCATCCACTCGGGCATCTACTACCCGACCGGCAGCCTCAAGCACCGCCTCTGCCTCGAAGGCAACCGCCTGCTCTACGAGTGGGCGCAGTCGCACTCGGTGCGGACGAAGCGCACGGGCAAGATCATGGTCGCGACCGCCGAGGACGAAATCGAAGCGCTCGAGGGCGTGCTCAGGCAGGCGCAGGCGAACGAAGTGCCGGGCGTACGGCGGCTCTCCGTCGCGGAGGCCTGCGAGCTCGAGCCGTCGCTCCGTTGTGTCGCCGCCCTCTTCTCCGAGACCTCGGGCGTCGTTGACCAGGCCGGCCTCATGCGATCCCTCGCCTCGGAGCTGCAGTCGCGTGGCGGCATCGTCGCGCTGAACCACGAGGTCGTGGCCGCCGAGCGCCGAGGCGCCGGCTTCTCGCTCGCCGTCCGCGACGCCGACGGCACGGGCAGCAAGTTCGAGTGCGACCTCCTGGTGAATAGCGCCGGCCTGGCGGCGGACAGGGTGGCAGCAATGCTGGGCTACGACCTCGACGGCACGGAGACTACGCCCCGCCTGCGCCAGGGCCTGAACAAGGGCCGCTACTATGACATCGTGACGCCGGAGAAGGCGCGCGGGCTGCGCCACCTCATTTACCCCGTGCCGCAGCACCGGCAGGGAGGCCTGGGCGTACACCTCACGCTCGACATCGACGGCGGCGCCCATCTGGGGCCGGACACGGAGTGGCTGCCCGACGGCTGCGCCCTCGACTACCGCGCCGACGACCTCCGCCGCGATGCCTTCCTCGAGGCCGCCCGCCGCTTCCTGCCCTCGCTCGAGCGCGATGACATCGCGCCCGGCCAGGTGGGTTACCGGCCGAAGCTGCAGCGCCCGGGCGAGGACATGGCCGACTTCCTCATCTGGCACGACCGCGGTTACGTGCACCTCGGCGGCATCGAGTCGCCCGGGCTCACCTCGAGCCTGGCCATCGCCCGCCACGTGGCAGGACTCCTCTGA
- a CDS encoding LLM class flavin-dependent oxidoreductase — MPQVFLPAGTWNLRAGQTPEAVLETARRAEAAGIDGVFAGDHISFHGLGNDGLMNLAPIAAVTSRLLLRTSVYLLPLRHPLEVALQCAMLDHLSGGRFSLGVGVGGEDPREFEAMGIDPRRRGRRMDEALHLLQRLWTEDSVSYHGRHFRLEDVGLEPKPAFGVRVFIGGRSDAALRRAGRYGDGWTGLWVSVRRFIEAKEKIAEAAMAAGRDPADIELGLQVWVGVNEEPDVARALLGSRMEDFYRQPFESFERYAPYGPAAAVAESLAPYVEAGARHLHLIPGDTDPSAVLEAAVAVRDALRDIVAGS, encoded by the coding sequence ATGCCGCAGGTCTTCCTGCCCGCCGGTACCTGGAACCTGCGCGCCGGCCAGACGCCGGAGGCCGTGCTCGAGACGGCGCGGCGCGCCGAGGCGGCGGGCATCGATGGCGTCTTCGCCGGCGACCACATCTCCTTTCATGGCCTCGGCAACGACGGCCTCATGAACCTGGCGCCCATTGCCGCCGTCACCAGCCGGCTTCTCCTGCGCACAAGCGTCTACCTGCTGCCGCTCCGCCATCCGCTGGAGGTGGCGCTCCAGTGCGCCATGCTCGACCACCTATCGGGCGGGCGCTTCAGCCTCGGCGTCGGCGTTGGCGGCGAGGACCCGCGCGAGTTCGAGGCCATGGGGATCGACCCGAGGCGCCGCGGCCGCCGCATGGACGAGGCGCTGCACCTGCTGCAGCGCCTGTGGACGGAGGACTCGGTCTCCTACCACGGCCGCCACTTTCGCCTGGAGGATGTCGGCCTGGAGCCGAAGCCTGCCTTTGGCGTGCGCGTGTTCATCGGCGGCCGCTCTGACGCCGCCTTGCGCCGGGCTGGGCGCTACGGCGACGGCTGGACGGGCCTCTGGGTGTCGGTCCGGCGCTTCATCGAGGCGAAGGAGAAGATCGCCGAGGCCGCCATGGCCGCCGGGCGCGACCCCGCGGACATCGAGCTCGGGCTGCAGGTCTGGGTCGGCGTGAACGAGGAGCCGGACGTGGCGCGGGCGCTGCTAGGCTCGCGCATGGAAGACTTCTACCGTCAACCCTTCGAGTCGTTCGAGCGCTACGCCCCCTATGGCCCGGCGGCGGCGGTCGCCGAGTCCCTGGCGCCCTACGTCGAGGCCGGGGCGCGGCACCTGCACCTCATCCCCGGCGACACCGATCCGTCGGCCGTCCTCGAGGCGGCCGTGGCGGTGCGAGACGCGCTCAGG